A region of Myxococcus stipitatus DSM 14675 DNA encodes the following proteins:
- the treS gene encoding maltose alpha-D-glucosyltransferase — protein MELDPLWYKKALIYELHLRAFHDSNGDGHGDIPGLIEKLPYLQDLGIDCLWILPHYPSPLRDDGYDIADFYGVHPDYGTLADFQRLIDEAHKRGLRIITELVVNHTSDQHPWFQEARSDPKSPKRDWYVWSDTDDRYKGARIIFTDTERSNWTWDPVAKQYFWHRFFSHQPDLNYDNPQVQEAMLDVMRFWLNMGVDGFRCDAVPYLFEREGTNCENLPETHAFLKRLRKTIDAEYPGKMLLAEANQWPADVRVYFGDGDEFNMGFHFPVMPRLFMGIRREDRTPIVEIMQQTPDIPESCQWALFLRNHDELTLEMVTDEDRDYMYREYATDPRMRLNLGIRRRLAPLMDNGRRRIELMHSLLFTLPGTPVLYYGDEIGMGDNIYLGDRNGVRTPMQWTGDRNAGFSRADYARLYAPVIADPVYGYQSINVEAQDRVKSSLLHWVKRMIRIRQRYPVFALGTLRFLPAENRKVLAFVREWEGQTVLVVCSLSRFAQPAVLDLRDWAGMVPVEMIGDTPFPRITDAPYQFSMGPYMFLWFRLDRPLPGGGRA, from the coding sequence ATGGAACTGGATCCCCTCTGGTACAAGAAGGCCCTCATCTACGAGCTGCACCTGCGCGCGTTCCACGACTCGAACGGCGATGGCCACGGCGACATCCCGGGCCTCATCGAGAAGCTGCCCTACCTGCAGGACCTGGGCATCGACTGTCTCTGGATACTCCCGCACTACCCTTCGCCATTGCGCGATGACGGCTACGACATCGCGGACTTCTATGGCGTCCACCCGGACTACGGCACCCTGGCGGACTTCCAGCGGCTGATTGACGAGGCCCACAAGCGCGGCCTGCGCATCATCACGGAGCTGGTGGTGAACCACACCAGCGACCAGCACCCCTGGTTCCAGGAGGCGAGGAGCGACCCGAAGAGCCCCAAGCGCGACTGGTACGTGTGGAGCGACACGGATGATCGCTACAAGGGCGCGCGCATCATCTTCACCGACACGGAGCGCTCCAACTGGACGTGGGACCCGGTGGCCAAGCAGTACTTCTGGCACCGCTTCTTCAGCCACCAGCCGGACCTCAACTACGACAACCCGCAGGTGCAGGAAGCCATGCTGGACGTCATGCGCTTCTGGCTGAACATGGGCGTGGACGGCTTCCGCTGCGACGCGGTGCCCTACCTGTTCGAGCGCGAGGGCACCAACTGCGAGAACCTCCCGGAGACGCACGCCTTCCTCAAGCGGCTGCGCAAGACCATCGACGCGGAGTACCCGGGGAAGATGCTGCTCGCGGAGGCCAACCAGTGGCCCGCCGACGTGCGCGTCTACTTTGGCGACGGCGACGAGTTCAACATGGGCTTCCACTTCCCGGTGATGCCGCGCCTGTTCATGGGCATCCGCCGCGAGGACCGCACGCCCATCGTCGAAATCATGCAGCAGACGCCGGACATCCCGGAGTCGTGTCAGTGGGCGCTCTTCCTGCGCAACCACGACGAGCTGACGCTGGAGATGGTGACGGACGAGGACCGGGACTACATGTACCGGGAATACGCCACGGACCCTCGGATGCGGCTCAACCTGGGCATCCGCCGCAGGCTCGCGCCGCTGATGGACAACGGCCGCAGGCGCATCGAGCTGATGCACAGCCTGCTGTTCACCCTGCCCGGCACGCCCGTCCTCTACTACGGCGACGAGATTGGCATGGGGGACAACATCTACCTGGGCGACCGCAACGGCGTGCGCACGCCCATGCAGTGGACGGGAGACCGCAACGCGGGCTTCAGCCGCGCGGACTACGCGCGCCTGTACGCGCCCGTCATCGCGGACCCGGTCTACGGCTACCAGTCCATCAACGTGGAGGCGCAGGACCGGGTGAAGTCCAGCCTCCTGCACTGGGTGAAGCGGATGATTCGCATCCGCCAGCGCTACCCGGTGTTCGCGCTGGGGACGCTGCGCTTCCTGCCGGCGGAGAACCGCAAGGTGCTGGCCTTCGTGCGGGAGTGGGAAGGCCAGACGGTGCTCGTGGTGTGCAGCCTGTCGCGCTTCGCGCAGCCGGCGGTCCTGGACCTCCGGGACTGGGCGGGCATGGTACCCGTGGAGATGATTGGAGACACGCCCTTCCCTCGAATCACCGACGCGCCCTATCAGTTCTCGATGGGGCCCTACATGTTCCTGTGGTTTCGGCTGGACCGGCCGCTGCCCGGAGGAGGCCGCGCATGA
- a CDS encoding GbsR/MarR family transcriptional regulator has protein sequence MKGYLWTGGHGSQGGAPPVVEGRLAAWEAIAVDAVGNVIEFWGFKRNQGRVWALLYLRGEPLTAGEIERELDLSKGGVSMLLRDLERWGVIQRVRLPQDTVWRYGAETDLVRMVRHVIEEREAGFVARIRADLSEARRLAEAAGGIPLERLERLEKMATLAEHVERALRLFIKTSRLDVSGVLAVFRDGAARRGDR, from the coding sequence ATGAAGGGCTACCTGTGGACGGGGGGACACGGGAGTCAAGGCGGCGCGCCGCCGGTGGTGGAGGGGCGGCTGGCGGCGTGGGAAGCCATCGCCGTGGACGCGGTGGGCAACGTCATCGAGTTCTGGGGCTTCAAGCGCAACCAGGGCCGCGTGTGGGCGTTGCTGTACCTGCGCGGTGAGCCGCTGACGGCGGGCGAGATCGAGCGCGAGCTGGACCTGTCGAAGGGGGGCGTGTCCATGCTGCTCCGGGACCTGGAGCGCTGGGGCGTCATCCAGCGGGTGCGGCTGCCGCAGGACACCGTCTGGCGCTACGGCGCGGAGACGGACCTGGTGCGCATGGTCCGCCACGTCATCGAGGAGCGGGAGGCGGGCTTCGTGGCGCGCATCCGCGCGGACCTGTCGGAGGCGCGACGGTTGGCGGAGGCGGCGGGCGGAATCCCCCTGGAGCGGCTGGAGCGGTTGGAGAAGATGGCCACCCTGGCGGAGCACGTGGAGCGCGCGCTGCGGTTGTTCATCAAGACCTCACGGCTGGACGTGTCCGGAGTGCTGGCGGTGTTTCGCGACGGCGCGGCGCGCCGGGGTGACAGGTAG
- a CDS encoding nucleoside hydrolase — translation METGDPDDALTLCLLATHPAVVLRAVTVTPGTRAQVGMVRHLLARAGRSEVPVGARNPESEKESLSAFHTKWLGALAPAAPDALAHEVLAATLQQYPETTLVTGAPLQNLRLLLEQHPEARLRRWVAQGGFAGDNLVAPEHRLAKFEGKRTCPTFNFNGDPKGALLALSSERVERRELVSKNVTHGVAYDEAFHERVRPHHTRTAGLALVFEAMEHYLKAKPEGKLLHDPIAACAAIDPGIVTWAEVEMYRARGEWGAEPAHGTQTFISVALDRERFFHTFVGDAPGLDTGAVSPA, via the coding sequence ATGGAGACGGGCGATCCAGACGATGCGCTCACGCTGTGCCTGTTGGCAACCCATCCCGCGGTTGTCCTTCGGGCCGTCACGGTGACGCCAGGCACTCGGGCGCAGGTGGGGATGGTGAGGCATCTGCTCGCGCGAGCGGGGAGAAGCGAGGTCCCCGTCGGTGCGCGCAATCCGGAGTCGGAGAAGGAGAGCCTGTCCGCGTTCCACACCAAGTGGTTGGGGGCCTTGGCTCCGGCGGCTCCGGACGCGCTGGCGCACGAGGTGCTCGCGGCCACGCTCCAGCAGTATCCGGAGACGACGCTGGTGACGGGCGCGCCCCTCCAGAACCTGCGGCTGCTGCTGGAGCAGCACCCCGAGGCACGTCTGCGAAGGTGGGTGGCGCAGGGCGGCTTCGCGGGAGACAACCTCGTGGCCCCGGAGCATCGCCTGGCCAAGTTCGAGGGGAAGCGCACGTGCCCGACCTTCAACTTCAACGGTGACCCGAAGGGCGCGCTGCTGGCCCTGTCCTCGGAGCGCGTGGAGCGGCGCGAGCTGGTGTCCAAGAATGTCACGCATGGCGTGGCATACGACGAGGCCTTCCACGAGCGCGTGCGGCCCCATCACACCAGGACCGCGGGCCTGGCCCTCGTCTTCGAGGCGATGGAGCACTACCTGAAGGCGAAGCCCGAGGGAAAGCTCCTGCACGACCCCATCGCGGCGTGTGCGGCCATCGACCCGGGCATCGTCACGTGGGCCGAGGTGGAGATGTACCGCGCGCGCGGGGAGTGGGGCGCCGAGCCCGCACACGGAACCCAGACGTTCATCTCCGTGGCGCTGGACCGGGAGCGCTTCTTCCACACCTTCGTGGGAGACGCTCCCGGCCTGGACACGGGAGCCGTCAGCCCGGCGTGA
- a CDS encoding VOC family protein — MDTSTPAPRIAGFHHLTAPVDDLEVAERFYVGLLGAVLVRRLDRATFLRVRPDRASEVDASNSPLHLAVRWGAPPELHLFLQRERRKPVPPPHPHLAMQVAPEALDTFVQRLRAAGVPLDGPRRLGPPGQASVYFADPFGNTLELVTLGYTGAVVEGPPEVGVLGG, encoded by the coding sequence ATGGACACCTCCACTCCTGCTCCTCGCATTGCGGGCTTCCACCACCTCACCGCCCCCGTCGACGACCTCGAGGTCGCCGAGCGCTTCTACGTGGGCCTCCTCGGCGCAGTGCTCGTGCGGAGGCTCGACCGGGCGACCTTCCTGCGTGTGCGTCCCGACCGGGCCTCGGAGGTGGATGCGAGCAACAGTCCGCTCCACCTCGCCGTGAGGTGGGGGGCCCCTCCCGAGCTCCACTTGTTCCTCCAGCGAGAGCGCCGCAAGCCGGTGCCTCCGCCGCATCCCCACCTGGCGATGCAGGTCGCTCCGGAGGCCTTGGACACGTTCGTCCAGCGGCTCCGCGCGGCGGGTGTCCCGCTGGATGGGCCGCGACGGCTGGGCCCACCGGGGCAGGCGTCGGTGTACTTCGCGGACCCGTTCGGCAACACGCTGGAGCTGGTCACCCTGGGCTACACGGGGGCGGTGGTCGAGGGGCCCCCCGAGGTCGGAGTCCTCGGCGGGTAG
- a CDS encoding alpha-1,4-glucan--maltose-1-phosphate maltosyltransferase — translation MRDRIGSVFIEGVQPQVDGGRHAVKRIAGEHLTVRADIFKEGHDVLAAIVRWRQRTPPEAQGEWHEVPMRPLGNDAWEARFPLARNGRYEFTIEAWPDLFRTWTSELKRKVDAGRDVRSELLEGAALLEGAAARARPVDEGDARVLAEAAVRLRQTPSPDLLAVALSPELAEVASAHPDRSLARRYEPVLEVFADRERARFGAWYEFFPRSAKRDGVTHGTFQDAEAWLPYIQGLGFDVVYLPPIHPIGRTARKGKNNSLKAGPDDVGSPWAIGATEGGHKAVHPKLGTLEDFRHFVQAASTHGIEVALDLAFQCSPDHPYVKEHPEWFQLRPDGTIKTAENPPKRYEDIVNFDWMGPAREALWAELESVVLHWVEQGVRTFRVDNPHTKPIQFWEWLIRRVQERHPDVLFLSEAFTRPKVMKALGKVGFTQSYTYFTWRNFKAELQEYLEELTQPPVSDYFRGNLWPNTPDILPEALQNAGPGAFRVRAALAATLSSVYGMYCGFELCEGRPLPGKEEYLDSEKYQLVAWDLDRPGNIRDWIASLNAARRTQPALHAYDSLRFFESNNERVLFYGKRSADGASTVLIAVSLDPYAPQEALLRLPLDWLGTRPDETYQVHELMTDQRSLWQGPHVQVRLTPEQPAALWAVYRYRRTEHAFDYYE, via the coding sequence ATGAGAGACCGAATCGGGAGCGTGTTCATCGAGGGAGTCCAGCCCCAAGTCGACGGTGGCCGACACGCCGTCAAGCGCATCGCCGGCGAGCACCTCACCGTCCGCGCGGACATCTTCAAGGAGGGCCATGACGTCCTCGCGGCCATCGTCCGCTGGAGGCAGCGCACCCCGCCCGAGGCACAGGGTGAGTGGCACGAAGTCCCCATGCGTCCACTCGGCAACGACGCGTGGGAAGCTCGCTTCCCCCTGGCCCGCAACGGCCGCTACGAGTTCACGATTGAAGCCTGGCCGGACCTCTTCCGCACCTGGACGTCCGAGCTGAAGCGCAAGGTGGACGCGGGCCGGGACGTGCGCAGCGAGTTGCTGGAGGGCGCCGCGCTGCTGGAAGGCGCCGCGGCCCGCGCCAGGCCCGTGGATGAAGGGGACGCGCGAGTGCTCGCCGAGGCCGCGGTGAGGTTGCGGCAGACCCCGAGTCCGGACCTGCTCGCGGTGGCGCTGTCGCCGGAACTGGCGGAGGTGGCCTCGGCGCATCCGGACCGCTCCCTGGCGCGGCGCTACGAGCCGGTGCTGGAGGTCTTCGCGGACCGCGAGAGGGCGCGCTTCGGTGCGTGGTACGAGTTCTTCCCCCGCTCCGCGAAGCGCGACGGCGTCACGCACGGCACCTTCCAGGACGCGGAGGCGTGGCTGCCGTACATCCAGGGCCTGGGCTTCGACGTCGTCTACCTGCCGCCCATCCACCCCATCGGCCGCACCGCGCGCAAGGGGAAGAACAACAGCCTGAAGGCGGGGCCGGACGACGTGGGGAGCCCGTGGGCCATCGGCGCCACGGAGGGTGGACACAAGGCGGTGCATCCGAAGCTGGGCACCCTGGAGGACTTCCGTCACTTCGTCCAGGCCGCGAGCACGCACGGCATCGAGGTGGCGCTGGACCTGGCCTTCCAATGCTCCCCGGACCACCCCTACGTGAAGGAGCATCCGGAGTGGTTCCAGCTCCGGCCGGACGGCACCATCAAGACGGCGGAGAACCCGCCGAAGCGCTACGAGGACATCGTCAACTTCGACTGGATGGGCCCCGCGCGCGAGGCGCTGTGGGCGGAGCTGGAGTCGGTGGTGCTCCACTGGGTGGAGCAAGGCGTGCGGACGTTCCGCGTGGACAACCCCCACACCAAGCCCATCCAGTTCTGGGAGTGGCTCATCCGCCGCGTGCAGGAGCGCCACCCCGACGTGCTGTTCCTCTCCGAGGCCTTCACGCGGCCCAAGGTGATGAAGGCCCTGGGCAAGGTGGGCTTCACGCAGTCGTACACGTACTTCACGTGGCGCAACTTCAAGGCGGAGCTTCAAGAGTACCTGGAGGAGCTCACCCAGCCCCCCGTGTCCGACTACTTCCGGGGCAACCTCTGGCCCAACACGCCGGACATCCTCCCGGAGGCGCTGCAGAACGCGGGGCCCGGAGCGTTCCGGGTGCGCGCGGCGCTTGCCGCGACGCTCTCCTCGGTCTACGGGATGTACTGTGGCTTCGAGCTGTGTGAGGGCCGCCCGCTGCCGGGCAAGGAGGAGTACCTGGACTCGGAGAAGTACCAGCTGGTGGCGTGGGACCTGGATCGCCCGGGGAACATCCGGGACTGGATTGCGAGCCTCAACGCCGCGCGTCGCACGCAGCCCGCGCTGCATGCCTACGACAGCCTGCGCTTCTTCGAGTCGAACAACGAGCGGGTCCTCTTCTACGGCAAGCGCTCCGCGGATGGAGCCAGCACCGTGCTCATCGCGGTGAGCCTGGACCCGTACGCGCCCCAGGAGGCCCTCTTGAGGCTGCCGCTGGACTGGCTGGGAACCCGTCCGGACGAGACGTACCAGGTGCACGAGCTGATGACGGACCAGCGCTCGCTATGGCAAGGCCCTCATGTGCAGGTGCGCCTGACTCCCGAGCAACCCGCGGCCCTGTGGGCCGTGTATCGCTACCGTCGCACCGAGCACGCATTCGACTACTACGAGTGA
- a CDS encoding LysR family transcriptional regulator: MNLGSIDLNLLHLLSTVLEERSATRAARKLHVTQSAVSNALRRARDLFGDPLVVRRSHGVEPTPRGLALQPALREWVETTRRLLVETPTFDPSKSTRVFRIACVDAIAATLLQPILRLLKERAPSARLQLLTLDRFIAEDGLVRGEVDLLIGMPPVLADEHDAETVYLDPMECFVRADHPKVREKLTLDAYAKLPHVELALFNTIHTEVDQALAKQGRTRTVQVALPYFSSIPLAVLETDCIATLSSRLVRSFAERWPLRVFQPPIPLDAIEVRQVWHRRADVDGAVRFLRDVVRDAARLSAPSRRKSQPRQGPRLRRST; this comes from the coding sequence GTGAATCTCGGAAGCATCGACCTCAACCTGTTGCACCTGCTCTCCACCGTCCTGGAGGAGCGGAGTGCGACGCGCGCGGCGCGAAAGCTCCACGTCACGCAGTCGGCGGTGAGCAACGCGCTCCGGAGGGCCCGCGACCTGTTCGGAGATCCGCTGGTCGTGCGTCGCTCCCACGGCGTCGAGCCGACACCGCGAGGTCTGGCCCTTCAGCCCGCGCTCCGGGAGTGGGTCGAGACCACGCGCCGCCTCCTCGTGGAGACGCCCACGTTCGACCCGTCGAAATCAACGCGCGTGTTTCGAATCGCCTGCGTGGATGCCATCGCGGCGACGCTCCTCCAGCCCATCCTCCGCCTCCTGAAGGAGCGGGCCCCCTCCGCGCGGCTCCAACTGCTGACGCTCGACCGGTTCATCGCGGAGGATGGCCTCGTGCGAGGCGAGGTGGATCTGCTCATCGGCATGCCGCCTGTCCTCGCGGACGAGCACGACGCCGAGACGGTGTACCTGGACCCGATGGAGTGCTTCGTGCGTGCCGACCATCCGAAGGTCCGCGAGAAGCTCACGCTCGACGCCTACGCGAAGCTCCCGCACGTCGAGCTGGCGCTGTTCAACACCATTCACACCGAAGTGGACCAGGCGCTGGCGAAGCAGGGGCGCACTCGCACGGTGCAGGTCGCGCTCCCCTACTTCTCCTCCATCCCGCTGGCCGTCCTGGAGACCGACTGCATCGCCACCCTGTCCAGCCGGCTGGTGCGGTCCTTCGCGGAGCGGTGGCCGCTGCGGGTCTTCCAGCCACCCATCCCCCTCGACGCCATCGAGGTCCGCCAGGTCTGGCACCGCCGCGCCGACGTGGATGGTGCCGTCCGCTTCCTGCGGGACGTCGTCCGCGACGCCGCCAGACTCAGCGCGCCGTCGCGGCGGAAATCCCAGCCCCGTCAGGGACCGCGCTTGAGGCGCTCCACGTAG
- the glgB gene encoding 1,4-alpha-glucan branching protein GlgB, with product MRKPADKAHVDTEVRRVVELRHPEPHSVLGIHPDGDGVVVRAYRPDAVSIHVLRDGGDRIPMQHRDDGVFEARVNNCKSTFSYLLEVEYPGKRVFKLRDPYSFLPTLGEMDLYYAGEGRHERLWERMGAHLIHHNGTKGVSFAVWAPTAAGVSVVGDFNSWDGRLHAMRRMGASGIWELFIPEVGEGTRYKFEIRPGQGGPRLLKADPFAFRTEVPPSTASVVHDLGHHRWEDAAWLEARSQRGDVARHPWSVYEVHLGSWRHVVEDGDRPMTYRELAPALAEYVKHMGFTHVELLPVAEYPYGGSWGYQVSGYYAPTARYGHPDDFRFLVDHLHKEGIGVIIDWVPGHFPRDSHALGEFDGTSLYEHSDPRKGAQPDWGTLVFNFGRNEVRNFLIANALFWIEEYHVDGLRVDAVASMLYLDYSRKQGEWIPNRWGGRENEEAIQFLRELNDTVRRKHPGVVVIAEESTAWPKVSSPTSEGGLGFHFKWNMGWMHDTLSYFSKDPIYRQYHHNQLTFGLLYAFSEHFMLPLSHDEVVHGKGSLYGRMPGDPWQKRANLRALFAWMWAHPGKKLLFMGGEFGQPAEWNHDKSLDWHLTKDPGHQGIQRLVATLNRIYKELPALHDADNEPVGFQWLQPDAASDNVLAFVRRSRQPGRHVVCVANLSPAVRENFRVGFPLHGSYVEVLNTDASEYGGSNVGNLGQLRTEATGWDGQPASALLTLPPLSVMWFTPG from the coding sequence GTGAGGAAGCCCGCGGACAAGGCGCACGTCGACACGGAAGTCCGACGCGTGGTGGAGCTGCGGCACCCGGAGCCTCACTCGGTGCTCGGCATCCACCCGGACGGCGACGGCGTGGTGGTGCGCGCCTATCGCCCGGACGCGGTGAGCATCCACGTCCTGCGCGACGGCGGAGACCGAATCCCCATGCAGCACCGCGACGACGGTGTCTTCGAGGCCCGCGTCAACAACTGCAAGTCGACCTTCAGCTACCTGCTGGAGGTGGAGTACCCCGGCAAGCGCGTCTTCAAGCTGAGAGACCCGTACAGCTTCCTACCCACCCTGGGGGAGATGGACCTGTACTACGCGGGGGAAGGCCGCCATGAGCGGCTCTGGGAGCGGATGGGCGCGCACCTCATCCACCACAACGGCACCAAGGGGGTGTCGTTCGCCGTCTGGGCCCCCACCGCCGCGGGCGTCTCCGTGGTGGGCGACTTCAACAGCTGGGACGGGCGACTGCATGCGATGCGCCGCATGGGCGCCTCCGGCATCTGGGAGCTGTTCATCCCCGAGGTGGGCGAAGGCACCCGCTACAAGTTCGAGATCCGCCCCGGCCAAGGCGGCCCGCGCCTGCTGAAGGCGGACCCGTTCGCGTTCCGCACGGAGGTGCCGCCCTCCACCGCGTCCGTGGTGCATGACCTGGGACACCACCGCTGGGAGGACGCCGCGTGGCTGGAGGCGCGGAGCCAGCGAGGCGACGTCGCGCGCCATCCGTGGAGCGTGTACGAGGTGCACCTGGGGAGCTGGCGCCACGTGGTGGAGGATGGCGACCGGCCCATGACGTACCGCGAGCTGGCGCCCGCGCTGGCCGAGTACGTCAAGCACATGGGCTTCACCCACGTGGAATTGCTCCCCGTCGCGGAGTACCCCTACGGCGGCTCCTGGGGCTATCAGGTCAGCGGCTACTACGCGCCCACGGCCCGCTACGGCCATCCGGATGACTTCCGGTTCCTGGTGGACCACCTGCACAAGGAAGGCATCGGCGTCATCATCGACTGGGTGCCCGGCCACTTCCCCCGGGACTCCCACGCGCTGGGCGAGTTCGATGGCACGTCGCTGTACGAGCACTCGGACCCGCGCAAGGGCGCGCAGCCGGACTGGGGCACGCTGGTCTTCAACTTCGGCCGCAACGAGGTGCGCAACTTCCTCATCGCCAACGCGCTGTTCTGGATCGAGGAGTACCACGTCGATGGGCTGCGCGTGGACGCGGTCGCGTCGATGCTCTACCTCGACTACAGCCGCAAGCAGGGCGAGTGGATTCCCAACCGCTGGGGCGGCCGGGAGAACGAAGAGGCCATCCAGTTCCTGCGCGAGCTCAACGACACCGTGCGCCGCAAGCACCCGGGCGTCGTCGTCATCGCCGAGGAGTCCACCGCGTGGCCCAAGGTCTCCTCCCCCACGAGCGAGGGCGGCCTGGGCTTCCACTTCAAGTGGAACATGGGATGGATGCACGACACGCTGTCGTACTTCTCCAAGGACCCCATCTACCGGCAGTACCACCACAACCAGCTCACCTTCGGGCTGCTGTATGCGTTCAGCGAGCACTTCATGTTGCCGCTGAGCCATGACGAGGTGGTGCACGGCAAGGGCAGCCTCTACGGCCGCATGCCGGGGGACCCGTGGCAGAAGCGGGCCAACCTGCGCGCGCTGTTCGCGTGGATGTGGGCCCACCCGGGCAAGAAGCTGCTCTTCATGGGCGGCGAGTTCGGCCAGCCCGCGGAGTGGAACCACGACAAGAGCCTGGACTGGCACCTGACGAAGGACCCGGGACACCAGGGCATCCAGCGCCTCGTCGCGACGCTGAACCGCATCTACAAGGAGCTGCCGGCGCTCCACGACGCGGACAACGAGCCCGTGGGCTTCCAGTGGCTCCAGCCCGACGCCGCGTCGGACAACGTGCTCGCGTTCGTCCGCCGCTCGCGCCAGCCCGGGCGCCATGTCGTGTGCGTGGCCAACCTCTCCCCCGCCGTGCGCGAGAACTTCCGCGTGGGCTTCCCGCTGCACGGCAGCTACGTGGAGGTGCTCAACACCGACGCGAGCGAGTACGGCGGCTCCAACGTGGGCAACCTCGGCCAGCTCCGCACGGAAGCCACGGGCTGGGATGGGCAACCCGCGTCGGCGCTGCTCACCCTGCCCCCGCTGTCCGTGATGTGGTTCACGCCGGGCTGA
- a CDS encoding maltokinase N-terminal cap-like domain-containing protein: MTTLDLTKLPEYLKSQRWFAGKAWPIKHVTVVDHANVSAGPCSMSLAVVEVMYELGQPERYLLPVKPSVDGVRDALEDDDCLRALFDLIRDGAQLPSASGRIVGEWIGGPEGLLGLPSPLAVRRLMVEQSNTSIVLGEKVIVKIIRKLEAGVNPEHEVGRFLATRTSFRATPALLGALRLEGAAGATLALAHRFIPNAVDGWKYTLDRLRVERPLGDTFLDEMADLGARLGDLHRAFGSAPPDDAAFVPEPLLQEDLQRWSASIVGELGVTLAEAGRLHTDLEGRRERLIDYAKRLAQVSPSGQKIRIHGDMHLGQVLRANDQWLIFDFEGEPARSFTARREKYSPLRDVAGMLRSFDYAEATVALEGGAPRGRVGPSRDAFLEGYRKATLGAAFLPADAASFDAMLRAFELEKLLYEVRYEMQNRPDWVRIPVEALLRMEESP, translated from the coding sequence ATGACGACCTTGGACCTGACGAAGCTGCCGGAGTACCTCAAGAGCCAGCGCTGGTTCGCGGGCAAGGCCTGGCCCATCAAACACGTCACCGTGGTGGACCACGCCAACGTGTCGGCCGGGCCGTGCAGCATGTCCCTGGCCGTCGTCGAGGTCATGTACGAGCTGGGCCAGCCCGAGCGCTACCTCCTGCCGGTGAAGCCCTCCGTGGATGGCGTGCGGGACGCGCTCGAGGACGACGACTGCCTGCGCGCGCTGTTCGACCTCATCCGCGATGGCGCCCAGCTCCCCTCCGCGTCGGGCCGCATCGTCGGCGAGTGGATTGGCGGACCGGAGGGACTGCTGGGCCTGCCCTCGCCGCTCGCGGTGCGCCGGCTGATGGTGGAGCAGAGCAACACCTCCATCGTGCTGGGTGAGAAGGTCATCGTGAAGATCATCCGCAAGCTGGAGGCGGGGGTGAATCCGGAGCACGAGGTGGGGCGCTTCCTGGCCACGCGCACGTCCTTCCGCGCCACGCCCGCGCTGCTCGGCGCGCTGCGACTGGAGGGCGCCGCGGGGGCGACGCTGGCCCTGGCCCACCGCTTCATCCCCAACGCGGTGGATGGCTGGAAGTACACGTTGGATCGGCTGCGCGTGGAGCGGCCGCTGGGCGACACCTTCCTCGACGAGATGGCGGACCTGGGCGCGCGGCTGGGAGACCTGCACCGGGCCTTCGGCTCCGCGCCTCCGGACGACGCGGCCTTCGTGCCCGAGCCCCTGCTCCAGGAGGACCTGCAGCGTTGGAGCGCGTCCATCGTCGGCGAGCTGGGGGTGACGCTGGCGGAGGCGGGCCGGCTGCACACGGACCTGGAGGGCCGGCGTGAGCGGCTCATCGACTACGCGAAGCGGCTCGCGCAGGTGAGCCCGTCCGGCCAGAAGATCCGCATCCACGGGGACATGCACCTGGGCCAGGTGCTGCGAGCCAATGACCAGTGGCTCATCTTCGACTTCGAGGGCGAGCCGGCGCGCAGCTTCACGGCCCGCCGCGAGAAGTACAGCCCGCTGCGGGACGTGGCGGGGATGCTGCGCTCGTTCGACTACGCGGAGGCCACGGTGGCGCTGGAGGGAGGCGCGCCTCGCGGACGCGTGGGCCCCAGCCGCGACGCGTTCCTGGAGGGCTACCGCAAGGCGACGCTGGGCGCGGCCTTCCTTCCCGCGGACGCGGCGTCCTTCGACGCGATGCTGCGCGCGTTCGAGCTGGAGAAGCTCCTGTACGAAGTGCGGTATGAGATGCAGAACCGGCCTGACTGGGTGCGAATCCCCGTCGAGGCCCTCTTGCGGATGGAGGAGTCCCCGTGA
- a CDS encoding gamma-glutamylcyclotransferase — MDSHYDMVMKAREGADPSVTRLYFAYSTILDRAAFEEWRQQHSYGFFDLPEGRLAEAVDVDLVYDFPSRWWGGRVAGLADAPGGRIFGRLFEIRGQDWPIVQHKEGFVTGMCVERPVKVLVDGQTVEATAFVTNPRRASQDGPVSPRFVEALVRGAQAAGLPADYVERLKRGP; from the coding sequence ATGGATTCGCACTACGACATGGTGATGAAGGCCCGCGAGGGCGCGGACCCGAGCGTGACGCGGCTGTACTTCGCGTACTCCACCATCCTGGACCGGGCCGCGTTCGAGGAGTGGCGGCAGCAGCACTCCTACGGCTTCTTCGACCTGCCCGAGGGCCGGCTCGCCGAGGCGGTGGACGTGGACCTGGTCTACGACTTCCCGTCGCGCTGGTGGGGCGGCCGGGTGGCGGGGCTGGCGGACGCGCCGGGTGGGCGCATCTTCGGGCGCCTGTTCGAGATTCGCGGCCAGGACTGGCCCATCGTCCAGCACAAGGAAGGCTTCGTGACGGGGATGTGCGTCGAGCGTCCGGTAAAGGTGCTCGTGGACGGGCAGACGGTGGAGGCCACCGCGTTCGTCACCAACCCCCGGCGTGCCTCGCAGGACGGCCCGGTGAGCCCTCGCTTCGTGGAGGCGCTGGTCCGGGGCGCGCAGGCCGCGGGGCTCCCCGCGGACTACGTGGAGCGCCTCAAGCGCGGTCCCTGA